A region of Siniperca chuatsi isolate FFG_IHB_CAS linkage group LG23, ASM2008510v1, whole genome shotgun sequence DNA encodes the following proteins:
- the LOC122871604 gene encoding vegetative cell wall protein gp1-like, which yields MQHEGGGGDATRAPGIRSNTGSPPRSFPALRCPTAAWLKQEQPLCSSSGRNRSFIPSDSQRRQRDPAPPRGPATPQLSSSSTSRSSSTSTSSHSAAQVQLHLEVQPLRSSVPAPPLGPAPPRGPASPQLRSSSTSRSSSTSTSSHSAAQVQLHLEIQPLPSSGPAPPLGPAPPRGPATPQLRSSSTSRSSYSPSLGLAPPLGPATPQLRSSSTSRSSSTSRSSYSPSLGLAPPRGPAPPLGPATPQFGSSSTSRSSSTSRSSHSPAQVQLNLQVQLHLQVQPLPSSGPAPPPGPAPPPGPATPQLRSSSTSRSSHSRFTD from the exons ATGCAGcatgaggggggggggggagacgcTACCAGAGCTCCAGGGATCCGCTCCAACACCGGCTCCCCGCCTCGCTCCTTCCCCGCCCTACGGTGTCCTACAGCGGCCTGGCTAAAGCAGGAACAGCCGCTCTGCAGCAGCTCCGGGAGAAACAGGAGTTTTATTCCGTCTGACAGTCAGAGACGACAGAGAG ATCCAGCTCCACCTCGAGGTCCAGCCACTCCGCAGCTCAGttccagctccacctctaggtccagctccacctcgacGTCCAGCCACTCCgcagctcag gtccagctccacctcgagGTCCAGCCACTCCGCAGCTCAGttccagctccacctctaggtccagctccacctcgagGTCCAGCCTCTCCccagctcaggtccagctccacctctaggtccagctccacctcgacGTCCAGCCACTCCgcagctcaggtccagctccacctcgagATCCAGCCACTCCccagctcaggtccagctccacctctaggtccagctccacctcgagGTCCAGCCACTCCccagctcaggtccagctccacctctaggtCCAGCTACTCCCCATCTCTAG GTCTAGCTCCACCTCTAGGTCCAGCTACTCCccagctcaggtccagctccacctctaggtccagctccacctcaagGTCCAGCTACTCCCCATCTCTAGgtctagctccacctcgaggtccagctccacctctaggtCCAGCCACTCCCCAGTTCgggtccagctccacctcgaggtccagctccacctctaggtCCAGCCACTCCccagctcaggtccagctcaACCTCcaggtccagctccacctccaggtCCAGCCACTCCccagctcaggtccagctccacctccaggtccagctccacctccaggtCCAGCCACTCCccagctcaggtccagctccacctccaggtCCAGCCATTCCAGATTCACAGATTAG
- the LOC122870948 gene encoding tetraspanin-8-like, which translates to MPRLSPCVKCLFISFNIFFVIMGVLIVIISLALLSPSLDDLHGANDLEVQTTSRIVLYIVGSVTVVIAILGAYGAYKENRGALIVFLVCMVTGSLLMLRAGVSAAVARPKLESLTEERWRSFLPLNQASDDIKNQVEVLQTSLHCCGLFSYKDWGENIPKSCLCSQEEAEEGKCQTVNYGNFLLNYFRQKKSVFVQNCLPLIMDSVTTNANIKLAVVFTLFALALLGLVLSSLMIYQMSVPVMFIDEPPAYQQLYNLAECLDVGEAKTL; encoded by the exons atgcctCGGCTCAGCCCCTGTGTCAAGTGTCTCTTCATCAGCTTCAACATCTTCTTCGTG ATCATGGGTGTGCTCATCGTCATCATCTCCCTGGCTCTGCTGTCTCCATCGCTGGACGACCTGCATGGAGCAAATGAT TTAGAAGTTCAGACAACCAGTCGCATCGTCCTCTACATTGTTGGCTCTGTTACCGTGGTGATCGCCATCTTGGGAGCCTATGGAGCCTATAAGGAGAACCGGGGGGCTCTGATTGTG ttcCTGGTGTGTATGGTGACTGGATCTCTGCTGATGCTGCGAGCTGGAGTCTCCGCTGCCGTCGCCCGACCCAAG TTGGAGAGTCTGACGGAGGAAAGGTGGCGTTCGTTTCTTCCACTGAATCAGGCTTCGGACGACATCAAGAATCAGGTTGAAGTTCTGCAGACATCG CTGCACTGCTGTGGTCTGTTTAGTTATAAGGACTGGGGGGAGAACATCCCCAAGTCCTGTCTgtgcagccaggaggaggcggaggaggggAAGTGTCAGACCGTCAACTACGGA AACTTCCTGTTGAACTATTTCCGGCAGAAGAAGTCTGTCTTCGTACAG AACTGCTTACCCCTCATCATGGACTCTGTTACAACAAATGCTAACATCAAACTGGCCGTCGTCTTCACTCTGTTTGCCCTGGCG CTGCTGGGCTTGGTGCTGTCTTCGCTGATGATCTACCAGATGTCTGTACCAGTGATGTTCATCGACGAACCGCCTGCCTACCAGCAGCTGTACAACCTGGCAGA gtGCCTTGATGTTGGAGAAGCCAAGACGCTGTGA